One window of Streptomyces sp. SUK 48 genomic DNA carries:
- the egtB gene encoding ergothioneine biosynthesis protein EgtB produces the protein MTAPKAEATTAEPDTEALRERALASLTTARDRTTLLTTCVDEPDLTAQHSPLMSPLVWDLAHIGNQEELWLLRTVGGREAMRPEIDGLYDAFEHPRAERPSLPLLPPAEARHYAAEVRGRVMDVLESAQLRGTRLTEAGFAFGMIAQHEQQHDETMLITHQLRTGPAVLTAPAPEPGPPFAGPAEVLVPGGPFTMGTSAEPWALDNERPAHPREVAPFWIDTTPVTNAAYQAFIEDGGYGTERWWTPEGWAHIRGHGIDAPLFWRREGEGWLRRRFGTTEVVPPDEPVLHVCWYEADAYARWAGRRLPTEAEWEKAARHDPATGRSRRYPWGDADPGPEHANLGQRHLGPAPAGSYPAGQSPLGVRQLIGDVWEWTASDFLPYPGFQAFPYKEYSEVFFGSAHKVLRGGSFAVDPVACRGTFRNWDYPIRRQIFSGFRTARSESA, from the coding sequence ATGACCGCCCCCAAGGCCGAGGCCACGACCGCGGAGCCGGACACCGAGGCGCTGCGCGAGCGCGCGCTGGCCTCGCTCACCACCGCCCGGGACCGCACCACCTTGCTGACCACGTGCGTGGACGAACCCGATCTCACCGCGCAGCACTCGCCGTTGATGTCCCCGCTGGTGTGGGATCTCGCGCACATCGGCAACCAGGAGGAGCTGTGGCTGCTGCGGACGGTCGGCGGCCGGGAGGCGATGCGCCCCGAGATCGACGGCCTGTACGACGCCTTCGAGCATCCGCGCGCGGAGCGGCCCTCGCTGCCGCTGCTGCCGCCCGCGGAGGCCCGGCACTACGCGGCGGAGGTGCGCGGGCGGGTCATGGACGTGCTGGAGTCCGCCCAGCTGCGGGGCACCCGGCTGACCGAGGCCGGGTTCGCCTTCGGGATGATCGCGCAGCACGAACAGCAGCACGACGAGACGATGCTGATCACCCATCAGCTGCGCACGGGCCCGGCGGTGCTGACCGCGCCGGCCCCGGAGCCGGGTCCGCCGTTCGCGGGTCCGGCCGAAGTCCTCGTCCCCGGAGGCCCGTTCACCATGGGCACCTCCGCCGAGCCGTGGGCGCTGGACAACGAACGCCCGGCGCATCCGCGGGAGGTGGCGCCGTTCTGGATCGACACCACCCCGGTGACGAACGCGGCGTACCAGGCGTTCATCGAGGACGGCGGCTACGGCACCGAGCGCTGGTGGACGCCGGAGGGCTGGGCGCACATCCGGGGGCACGGCATCGACGCGCCGCTGTTCTGGCGCCGGGAGGGCGAGGGCTGGCTGCGCCGCCGCTTCGGCACCACCGAGGTGGTGCCGCCCGACGAGCCGGTGCTGCACGTGTGCTGGTACGAGGCCGACGCGTACGCCCGCTGGGCCGGGCGCCGGCTGCCCACCGAGGCGGAGTGGGAGAAGGCCGCCCGGCACGACCCGGCCACCGGCCGCTCCCGGCGCTACCCCTGGGGCGACGCCGACCCGGGGCCGGAGCACGCCAACCTCGGCCAGCGGCACCTGGGCCCCGCCCCGGCCGGCAGCTATCCGGCCGGGCAATCGCCGCTCGGAGTGCGGCAGTTGATCGGCGACGTGTGGGAGTGGACGGCGAGCGACTTCCTGCCGTACCCGGGGTTCCAGGCGTTCCCGTACAAGGAGTACTCGGAGGTGTTCTTCGGCTCCGCGCACAAGGTGCTGCGCGGCGGTTCGTTCGCCGTGGACCCGGTGGCCTGCCGGGGCACCTTCCGCAACTGGGACTACCCGATCCGGCGGCAGATCTTCTCCGGCTTCCGCACCGCCCGTTCGGAGAGCGCCTGA
- the egtD gene encoding L-histidine N(alpha)-methyltransferase: MSPLHVTRTLPEDATEAALRADVEHGLTDDPKWLAPKWFYDARGSELFDRITELPEYYPTRAEREILAARSGEIAAASGARTLIELGSGSSEKTRYLLDALTSLAAYVPVDVSESALTQAGRALITERPDLEVHALIADFTAPLDLPATPGPRLVAFLGGTIGNLLPAERAAFLASVRALLEPGDGLLLGTDLVKDEQVLVRAYDDASGVTAAFDKNVLNVVNRELGADFDPDAFEHVALWDARREWIEMRLRSRTAQTVKVPALGLAVEFAPGEDLRTEVSAKFRKEGVSRELAAAGLDLTHWWTDARERFALSLSVAR, translated from the coding sequence GTGAGCCCTCTGCACGTCACCCGCACCCTCCCCGAGGACGCGACGGAGGCCGCGCTGCGCGCCGATGTCGAGCACGGCCTGACCGACGACCCCAAGTGGCTGGCGCCGAAATGGTTCTACGACGCCCGGGGCAGTGAACTCTTCGACCGCATCACCGAGTTGCCCGAGTACTACCCCACCCGCGCCGAGCGGGAGATCCTGGCCGCCCGGTCCGGTGAGATCGCCGCCGCGAGCGGGGCCCGGACGCTGATCGAGCTGGGCTCGGGCTCCTCGGAGAAGACCCGCTATCTGCTCGACGCCCTCACCTCGCTCGCCGCGTACGTGCCGGTGGACGTCAGCGAGAGCGCCCTCACCCAGGCCGGGCGGGCGCTCATCACGGAACGCCCGGACCTCGAAGTCCACGCGCTGATCGCCGACTTCACCGCGCCGCTCGACCTGCCCGCTACGCCGGGCCCCCGGCTGGTGGCGTTCCTCGGCGGCACCATCGGCAATCTGCTGCCCGCCGAACGCGCCGCCTTCCTCGCCTCGGTGCGCGCCCTGCTCGAACCCGGCGACGGCCTGCTGCTCGGCACCGACCTGGTCAAGGACGAGCAGGTGCTGGTGCGGGCGTACGACGACGCGTCCGGGGTGACGGCCGCGTTCGACAAGAACGTGCTGAACGTCGTCAACCGCGAACTGGGCGCCGACTTCGACCCGGACGCCTTCGAGCATGTGGCGCTGTGGGACGCCCGGCGCGAGTGGATCGAGATGCGTCTGCGCTCGCGCACCGCCCAGACCGTGAAGGTGCCCGCGCTGGGCCTCGCGGTCGAGTTCGCGCCGGGCGAGGACCTGCGCACCGAGGTGTCGGCGAAGTTCCGCAAGGAAGGGGTGAGCCGGGAACTGGCCGCCGCCGGGCTCGACCTGACCCATTGGTGGACCGACGCGCGGGAGCGGTTCGCGCTGTCGCTGAGCGTGGCGCGGTGA
- a CDS encoding LLM class flavin-dependent oxidoreductase: MSSSVIARTRFSVLDRSRIRQGHPPAEALRDTVALAREAEALGYHRFWVSEHHGVPGVAGSAPTVLAAAVAAATRTIRVGTGGVMLPNHRPLVVAEQFGVLESLFPGRIDMGLGRSVGFTDGVRRALGRDKEDAEDFGAQLGELLGWFSGASPTGVRARPADGLRVPPFVLALGEGAEIAARAGLPLVIGDLRGRERLLRGVERYRAGFRPSPWAAEPYVVVSGTVAVAGTEEAARRLLVPEAWSMAYARTHGTFPPLAPAEETEVRAMTAREREAYEAQLAGQLAGTPDQVAHELAAILEETGAAEVLVTTSGYDRTALLDSYRALAALFAPAP; the protein is encoded by the coding sequence GTGAGCAGTTCAGTGATCGCCCGGACCCGGTTCTCCGTCCTCGACCGTTCGCGCATCCGGCAGGGGCACCCGCCCGCCGAGGCGCTGCGGGACACCGTGGCGCTGGCGCGGGAGGCGGAGGCGCTCGGCTACCACCGGTTCTGGGTGTCCGAGCACCACGGTGTGCCCGGGGTCGCCGGTTCCGCGCCGACCGTGCTGGCCGCCGCCGTGGCCGCCGCCACCCGGACCATCCGGGTGGGTACCGGCGGGGTGATGCTGCCCAACCACCGGCCGCTGGTCGTCGCCGAGCAGTTCGGGGTGCTGGAGTCGCTGTTCCCGGGGCGGATCGACATGGGTCTCGGGCGTTCGGTGGGCTTCACGGACGGGGTGCGCCGGGCGCTCGGCCGGGACAAGGAGGACGCCGAGGACTTCGGGGCCCAGCTCGGCGAACTGCTCGGCTGGTTCTCCGGGGCGTCCCCCACGGGGGTGCGCGCCCGGCCCGCGGACGGCCTGCGGGTGCCGCCGTTCGTGCTGGCCCTGGGCGAGGGCGCGGAGATCGCGGCGCGGGCCGGACTGCCCCTGGTCATCGGGGATCTGCGCGGCCGGGAGCGGCTGCTGCGCGGCGTCGAGCGCTACCGCGCCGGGTTCCGCCCCTCCCCCTGGGCGGCCGAGCCGTACGTGGTGGTCTCGGGGACGGTCGCGGTCGCCGGGACCGAGGAGGCCGCGCGGCGGCTGCTGGTCCCGGAGGCGTGGTCGATGGCGTACGCCCGCACGCACGGCACCTTCCCGCCGCTCGCCCCGGCCGAAGAGACCGAGGTACGGGCCATGACCGCGCGGGAGCGGGAGGCGTACGAGGCGCAGCTCGCCGGGCAGCTCGCGGGCACGCCGGACCAGGTCGCGCACGAGCTGGCGGCGATCCTGGAGGAGACCGGCGCGGCCGAGGTCCTCGTCACGACCAGCGGCTACGACCGTACGGCGCTGCTGGACTCCTACCGGGCGCTGGCCGCGCTCTTCGCCCCCGCTCCCTGA
- a CDS encoding lysophospholipid acyltransferase family protein translates to MSGWLPTAPCTPDACVEPAPAAVPVPRAVLRLTAVAVLVLAGIALSPLGRRIPAEWIGRWCRAVVRAIGVRARITGAVAPGGGLLLVANHVSWLDIPLLTAVRPARMLGKTEIRRWPVAGALAARGGTLFIERDRLRALPGTVAVISDVLRTGSAVAAFPEGSTWCGRAHGRFHRAVFQAALDAGVPVQPVCLRYRLQDGGTGTAAAFVGEDTLLASLWRVARTRGLVAEAEVRPLIPADTHPDRRALATAAQPITPAPSWTHAALVHDHRASPRPLGQPAPADREGMTRAR, encoded by the coding sequence ATGAGCGGCTGGCTGCCCACCGCGCCCTGCACCCCGGACGCCTGTGTGGAACCGGCGCCCGCCGCCGTCCCCGTGCCCCGGGCCGTGCTGCGGCTGACCGCCGTCGCCGTCCTGGTGCTGGCCGGCATCGCCCTGTCCCCGCTCGGCCGGCGGATTCCCGCCGAGTGGATCGGGCGCTGGTGCCGGGCCGTCGTACGGGCCATCGGGGTACGGGCGCGCATCACCGGCGCGGTCGCGCCCGGCGGCGGGCTGCTGCTGGTCGCCAACCATGTGTCCTGGCTGGACATCCCGCTGCTGACCGCCGTACGGCCAGCCAGGATGCTCGGCAAGACGGAGATACGGCGCTGGCCGGTGGCGGGTGCGCTGGCGGCGCGGGGCGGGACGCTCTTCATCGAGCGGGACCGGCTGCGCGCGCTGCCCGGCACGGTCGCGGTGATCTCCGACGTCCTGCGCACCGGGTCCGCGGTGGCCGCGTTCCCGGAGGGCAGCACCTGGTGCGGGCGCGCCCACGGCCGCTTCCACCGGGCCGTCTTCCAGGCGGCGCTGGACGCGGGCGTGCCCGTGCAGCCGGTCTGCCTGCGGTACCGGCTCCAGGACGGCGGTACGGGCACCGCCGCGGCCTTCGTCGGCGAGGACACCCTGCTCGCCTCCCTGTGGCGGGTGGCCCGCACCCGGGGCCTGGTCGCCGAGGCCGAGGTGCGCCCGCTGATCCCCGCGGACACCCATCCCGACCGCCGCGCCCTCGCCACCGCGGCCCAGCCGATCACCCCCGCCCCGAGCTGGACCCACGCGGCCCTGGTCCACGACCACCGCGCGTCCCCCCGCCCCCTCGGACAGCCCGCACCGGCCGACCGCGAGGGAATGACCCGGGCGCGCTGA
- a CDS encoding excinuclease ABC subunit UvrA, whose amino-acid sequence MHHSPHDPYVRVRGAREHNLRGVDVDVPRDVLAVFTGVSGSGKSSLAFGTIYAEAQRRYFESVAPYARRLIHQVGAPKVGEITGLPPAVSLQQRRAAPTSRSSVGTVTNLSNSLRMLFSRAGKYPPGAERLDSDAFSPNTAAGACPVCHGLGQVHDTSEELLVPDPALSVREGAIAAWPGAWQGKNLRDILDTLGYDVDVPWRELPAEQRRWILFTDEQPVVTVHPVRDADRIQRPYQGTYMSARRYVLKTFADTKSPTLRTKAERFLTSAPCAGCGGSRLRPESMAVTFGGRTIAELASLPLTGLAQVLDGDSETARVLTEDLKSRIAPVVELGLGYLSLDRSTPTLSAGELQRLRLATQLRSGLFGVVYVLDEPSAGLHPADTEALLTVLARLKAAGNSVFVVEHHLEVVRGADWLVDVGPGAGEHGGRVLYSGPPAELASVEESATAAFLFDEAPGPPREVREPRGWLKVGPVTRHNLREVTAEFPLGAFTAVTGVSGSGKSTLIGELTQELEGVDRLVRVDQKPIGRTPRSNLATYTGLFDVVRKVFAATDEARARGYGVGRFSFNVAGGRCETCQGEGFVSVELLFLPSTYAPCPDCGGARYNPETLRVTYRGRNIAEVLDLTVEAAAEFFADVPAAARSLGTLLDVGLGYVSLGQPATELSGGEAQRIKLASELQRGRRGHTLYLLDEPTTGLHPADVEVLMDRLHGLVDDGHTVVVVEHDMTVVAAADWVVDLGPGGGDRGGRIVAAGPPQRVARAKDSATAPYLARVLP is encoded by the coding sequence ATGCACCACAGCCCCCATGATCCCTACGTCCGCGTGCGCGGCGCCCGTGAGCACAATCTCCGGGGCGTCGACGTGGACGTCCCACGTGACGTACTGGCCGTGTTCACCGGCGTGTCCGGCTCGGGGAAGTCGTCCCTGGCATTCGGCACGATCTACGCCGAGGCCCAGCGCCGCTACTTCGAGTCGGTCGCGCCGTACGCGCGCCGGCTGATCCACCAGGTCGGCGCGCCCAAGGTCGGCGAGATCACCGGGCTGCCGCCCGCGGTCTCGCTCCAGCAGCGCCGCGCGGCCCCCACCTCGCGCTCCTCGGTGGGCACGGTCACCAATCTCTCCAACTCCCTGCGCATGCTGTTCTCGCGTGCCGGGAAGTACCCGCCGGGCGCGGAGCGCCTGGATTCCGACGCGTTCTCGCCGAACACCGCGGCGGGCGCCTGCCCCGTGTGCCACGGTCTGGGTCAGGTGCACGACACCAGCGAGGAGTTGCTGGTGCCGGATCCCGCGCTCTCGGTGCGCGAGGGCGCGATCGCCGCGTGGCCGGGTGCCTGGCAGGGCAAGAACCTGCGGGACATCCTGGACACGCTCGGCTACGACGTGGACGTCCCCTGGCGTGAACTGCCCGCCGAGCAGCGGCGCTGGATCCTGTTCACGGACGAGCAGCCGGTCGTCACGGTGCATCCGGTGCGGGACGCGGACCGGATCCAACGCCCGTACCAGGGCACGTACATGAGCGCCCGCCGGTATGTGCTCAAGACGTTCGCCGACACCAAGTCGCCGACCCTGCGCACCAAGGCGGAGCGCTTTTTGACCAGCGCGCCCTGTGCGGGGTGCGGGGGCAGCCGGCTGCGGCCCGAGTCGATGGCGGTGACCTTCGGCGGCCGTACCATCGCCGAGCTGGCATCGCTGCCGCTGACCGGGCTCGCCCAGGTGCTGGACGGCGACTCGGAGACGGCCCGGGTCCTCACCGAGGACCTGAAGTCGCGGATCGCGCCGGTGGTCGAACTCGGCCTCGGCTATCTGAGCCTGGACCGGTCCACCCCCACGCTCTCGGCGGGCGAGCTGCAACGGCTGCGGCTGGCCACGCAGTTGCGGTCCGGGCTGTTCGGTGTGGTGTACGTGCTGGACGAGCCGTCCGCGGGACTGCACCCGGCGGACACCGAGGCCCTGCTCACCGTGCTGGCCCGGCTGAAGGCGGCGGGGAACTCGGTGTTCGTGGTGGAGCACCATCTGGAGGTGGTGCGCGGCGCCGACTGGCTGGTGGACGTGGGGCCCGGTGCGGGCGAGCACGGCGGCCGGGTGCTGTACAGCGGGCCGCCGGCCGAGCTGGCGTCGGTCGAGGAGTCGGCGACGGCCGCGTTCCTCTTCGACGAGGCGCCGGGGCCGCCGCGTGAAGTCCGTGAGCCGCGCGGCTGGCTGAAGGTCGGTCCGGTGACCCGGCACAACCTGCGCGAGGTGACGGCCGAGTTCCCGCTGGGCGCGTTCACCGCCGTCACCGGGGTCTCCGGCTCCGGCAAGTCCACGCTGATCGGGGAGTTGACGCAGGAGCTGGAGGGCGTGGACCGGCTGGTGCGGGTCGACCAGAAGCCGATCGGGCGTACTCCGCGTTCCAATCTGGCCACGTACACCGGGCTGTTCGACGTGGTGCGGAAGGTGTTCGCGGCGACGGACGAGGCGCGGGCGCGCGGGTACGGCGTCGGGCGGTTCTCCTTCAATGTCGCCGGGGGCCGCTGCGAGACCTGCCAGGGCGAGGGGTTCGTCAGCGTCGAGCTGCTGTTCCTGCCGAGCACGTACGCGCCCTGCCCGGACTGCGGGGGCGCCCGCTACAACCCCGAGACGCTCCGGGTGACGTACCGGGGGCGGAACATCGCCGAGGTGCTGGACCTGACGGTGGAGGCGGCGGCGGAGTTCTTCGCGGACGTCCCGGCCGCCGCCCGCAGCCTCGGCACCCTGCTGGACGTGGGTCTCGGCTACGTGAGCCTCGGCCAGCCCGCGACCGAGCTGTCCGGCGGCGAGGCCCAGCGGATCAAGCTGGCGAGCGAGCTGCAGCGCGGCCGCCGCGGCCACACCCTGTATCTGCTGGACGAGCCGACCACCGGACTGCACCCGGCCGACGTCGAGGTCCTGATGGACCGGCTGCACGGCCTGGTCGACGACGGGCACACGGTCGTCGTGGTCGAGCACGACATGACGGTGGTCGCCGCCGCCGACTGGGTCGTCGACCTCGGCCCGGGCGGCGGCGACCGGGGCGGCCGTATCGTCGCCGCGGGCCCGCCCCAGCGGGTGGCCCGGGCCAAGGACAGCGCGACGGCACCGTATCTGGCCCGGGTGCTGCCCTAG
- the egtC gene encoding ergothioneine biosynthesis protein EgtC: MCRHLAYVGPESSLGRLLTEPPYSLFRQSWAPRRQRYGTVNADGFGVGWYASGDPEPARYRRAGPIWADLSFTDLARVVRSGAVLAAVRDATLAGADAEAAAAPFAAGRWLFSHNGAVPGWPDAAAPLVATLPPVDLLSLPARTDSAFVWALVLHRLRTGAAPERALAETVREVAEAAPASRLNLLLTDGTTIAATAWGDSLWYRTEPGHGTVVASEPYDDDPLWREVPDRTVLTADSTGVLLAPAARPAAAPSKETCT; the protein is encoded by the coding sequence ATGTGCCGTCACCTCGCTTACGTGGGGCCCGAGTCGTCGCTGGGGCGGCTGCTGACGGAGCCCCCGTACAGCCTGTTCCGGCAGTCGTGGGCGCCCAGGCGGCAGCGGTACGGGACGGTCAACGCCGACGGGTTCGGCGTGGGCTGGTACGCGTCCGGCGACCCCGAGCCCGCCCGCTACCGGCGGGCCGGGCCGATCTGGGCGGACCTGTCCTTCACCGACCTGGCCCGGGTGGTGCGCTCCGGCGCGGTGCTCGCCGCCGTACGGGACGCGACCCTCGCGGGCGCGGACGCGGAGGCCGCGGCGGCGCCGTTCGCCGCGGGGCGCTGGCTGTTCAGCCACAACGGGGCGGTCCCGGGCTGGCCGGACGCGGCGGCGCCGCTGGTGGCCACGCTGCCCCCGGTCGACCTGCTGTCGCTGCCCGCGCGCACCGACTCGGCGTTCGTCTGGGCCCTGGTGCTGCACCGGCTGCGCACCGGGGCCGCCCCGGAGCGGGCACTGGCGGAGACGGTGCGCGAGGTCGCGGAGGCCGCCCCCGCTTCCCGGCTGAACCTGCTGCTGACGGACGGCACCACCATCGCCGCCACCGCCTGGGGCGACAGCCTCTGGTACCGCACGGAGCCCGGCCACGGCACGGTCGTCGCCTCCGAGCCCTACGACGACGACCCGCTGTGGCGGGAGGTCCCGGACCGCACCGTGCTCACCGCGGACAGCACCGGTGTGCTGCTCGCCCCGGCGGCGCGACCGGCCGCCGCACCATCTAAGGAGACCTGCACGTGA
- a CDS encoding succinate dehydrogenase/fumarate reductase iron-sulfur subunit, translated as MKLTLRVWRQKNADADGTMSTYEVDGISSDMSFLEMLDLLNERLILSGEDPVAFDHDCREGICGACSLVINGDAHGPERTTTCQLHMRSFEDGDTIDIEPWRAAAFPVIKDLVVDRSAFDRIIQAGGYVTAPTGSAPEAHATPVPKADADFAFEHAECIGCGACVAACPNGAAMLFTSAKINHLNVLPQGAPERETRVLDMVAQMDDEGFGGCTLTGECATACPKGIPLMSITGMNREWLRATRKAGKR; from the coding sequence ATGAAGCTCACCCTGCGCGTCTGGCGGCAGAAGAACGCCGACGCCGACGGCACGATGTCCACCTACGAGGTGGACGGCATCTCGTCCGACATGTCCTTCCTGGAGATGCTGGACCTCCTCAACGAGCGGCTCATCCTGTCCGGCGAGGACCCGGTCGCCTTCGACCACGACTGCCGCGAGGGCATCTGCGGCGCCTGCTCCCTGGTGATCAACGGCGACGCGCACGGACCCGAGCGGACCACCACCTGCCAGCTGCACATGCGGTCCTTCGAGGACGGCGACACGATCGACATCGAGCCCTGGCGGGCCGCCGCGTTCCCGGTGATCAAGGACCTCGTGGTCGACCGGTCCGCGTTCGACCGGATCATCCAGGCCGGCGGCTACGTCACCGCGCCCACCGGCTCCGCGCCCGAGGCGCACGCCACGCCGGTGCCGAAGGCCGACGCCGACTTCGCGTTCGAGCACGCCGAGTGCATCGGCTGCGGAGCCTGCGTGGCGGCCTGCCCCAACGGCGCGGCGATGCTGTTCACCTCGGCCAAGATCAACCATCTGAACGTGCTGCCGCAGGGCGCGCCCGAGCGGGAGACCCGGGTGCTGGACATGGTGGCGCAGATGGACGACGAGGGCTTTGGCGGCTGCACCCTGACGGGGGAGTGCGCCACCGCCTGCCCCAAGGGCATCCCGCTGATGTCCATCACCGGCATGAACCGGGAATGGCTGCGGGCCACCCGGAAGGCGGGCAAGCGGTAA
- a CDS encoding dodecin: protein MTNHTYRVTEIVGTSHEGLDQAIRNAITRAGQTLRNLDWFEVTQVRGQIEDGRIEHYQVGLKVGFRIEDGD, encoded by the coding sequence ATGACGAACCACACCTACCGGGTCACCGAGATCGTCGGCACCTCGCACGAGGGCCTCGACCAGGCCATCCGCAACGCCATCACCCGCGCCGGCCAGACGCTGCGCAACCTGGACTGGTTCGAGGTGACGCAGGTCCGCGGCCAGATCGAGGACGGGCGGATCGAGCACTACCAGGTGGGCCTGAAGGTGGGCTTCCGCATCGAGGACGGCGACTGA
- a CDS encoding antitoxin, with protein MSFMDKLKGMIKGHESQADKGIDKGGDYIDQRTGNKYQKQVDTAQDKARDEFGTRQDPGNPPRP; from the coding sequence ATGTCCTTCATGGACAAGCTCAAGGGCATGATCAAGGGCCACGAAAGCCAGGCCGACAAGGGCATCGACAAGGGTGGCGACTACATCGACCAGCGCACCGGCAACAAGTACCAGAAGCAGGTCGACACCGCTCAGGACAAGGCGCGGGACGAGTTCGGCACCCGGCAGGACCCGGGCAATCCTCCGCGCCCTTAG
- a CDS encoding extracellular solute-binding protein produces MRCRLLALGCVTGCLVSGCGMLPGTHQRETVTVWLMKDSASADFLDRFTKDFEHTHPDLRLDIRIQDWTGIVAKVRKALAETSADAPDVIEVGNTQVPLYADGGRLADLTLESMRDWGKDKWLPGLADPGKDGSSQYGIPWYAANRVVIYRKDLFAQAGITRPPRTRAQWLADTEKLDSGPDQGIYLAGQDWYTLSGFIWDEGGDLARKVGDYQWKGTLDTPAALRGMDFYRRLQALGDGPKGADEEHPPQAGVFAGGKVAQIVAVPGLAQSIVRQNPELKGKLGYFPVPGPNASRPGAVFTGGSDLVVPQNTKDQFAATAVIGALTGAKWDTELARTMNYVPNKTTLAAAVSGEEGVAAMAAGAAHGRATPNTPQWADVEADNPIKQYMTRVLNGADPATEARRASKQLTGKLTPNL; encoded by the coding sequence GTGAGATGTCGTCTGCTCGCCCTCGGCTGTGTCACCGGCTGCCTCGTCAGCGGCTGCGGGATGCTCCCCGGCACCCATCAGCGCGAGACCGTCACCGTGTGGCTGATGAAGGACAGCGCCTCGGCGGACTTCCTCGACCGCTTCACCAAGGACTTTGAACACACCCACCCGGACCTGCGCCTGGACATCCGGATCCAGGACTGGACCGGCATCGTGGCGAAGGTCCGCAAGGCGCTCGCCGAGACCTCCGCGGACGCGCCCGACGTGATCGAGGTCGGCAACACCCAGGTGCCGCTGTACGCCGACGGCGGCCGGCTCGCCGATCTGACCCTGGAGTCGATGCGCGACTGGGGCAAGGACAAGTGGCTGCCCGGACTCGCCGACCCCGGCAAGGACGGCAGCTCGCAGTACGGCATCCCCTGGTACGCCGCCAACCGCGTCGTCATCTACCGCAAGGACCTGTTCGCCCAGGCCGGTATCACCCGTCCGCCACGCACCCGCGCGCAGTGGCTCGCCGACACCGAGAAGCTCGACTCGGGCCCGGACCAGGGAATCTACCTCGCCGGACAGGACTGGTACACGCTCTCCGGCTTCATCTGGGACGAGGGCGGAGACCTGGCCCGCAAGGTCGGCGACTACCAGTGGAAGGGCACCCTGGACACCCCCGCCGCGCTGCGCGGCATGGACTTCTACCGGCGGCTCCAGGCGCTGGGCGACGGGCCCAAGGGCGCCGACGAGGAACACCCGCCCCAGGCCGGGGTGTTCGCCGGCGGCAAGGTGGCGCAGATCGTCGCCGTACCGGGACTCGCTCAGTCGATCGTGCGGCAGAACCCGGAACTCAAGGGAAAACTGGGCTACTTCCCGGTGCCCGGCCCGAACGCCTCCCGGCCCGGCGCCGTGTTCACCGGCGGCTCCGACCTCGTCGTCCCGCAGAACACCAAGGACCAGTTCGCGGCGACCGCCGTCATCGGGGCGCTCACCGGCGCCAAGTGGGACACCGAACTCGCCCGCACCATGAACTACGTGCCCAACAAGACCACGCTGGCCGCCGCCGTCTCCGGTGAGGAGGGGGTCGCCGCCATGGCCGCGGGCGCGGCACACGGCAGGGCGACCCCCAACACCCCTCAGTGGGCCGACGTCGAGGCCGACAACCCGATCAAGCAGTACATGACCAGGGTGCTCAACGGGGCCGACCCGGCGACGGAGGCCCGCCGGGCGTCAAAGCAGCTCACCGGGAAACTCACCCCGAACCTCTGA
- a CDS encoding GNAT family N-acyltransferase: protein MTGVPTLDRPPGPLAPARYTVTLARDEDDVRAAQRLRYDVFAKEMGAVLATPRPGHDIDAFDAHCDHLLVRDTATGQVVGTYRLLPPERAAAAGRLYSEGEFTIGALDPIRSGLVEVGRSCVHPEHRDGAVIGLIWAGIARYMTGRGHEWLAGCCSIPLADGGALATATWDRVRDKHLAPEEFRVRPRTPWTPNAEAPAGRTELPALLRGYLRLGAWVCGEPAHDPDFGVADLYVLLSMRRVNPRYLRHFLSLVPA, encoded by the coding sequence ATGACCGGCGTTCCCACCCTCGACCGTCCCCCGGGGCCCTTGGCACCCGCCCGCTACACCGTCACGCTCGCCCGCGACGAGGACGACGTGCGGGCCGCGCAGCGGCTGCGGTACGACGTCTTCGCCAAGGAGATGGGCGCCGTACTCGCCACCCCGCGGCCGGGCCACGACATCGACGCCTTCGACGCCCACTGCGACCATCTGCTGGTCCGCGACACCGCGACCGGGCAGGTCGTCGGCACCTACCGGCTGCTGCCGCCCGAGCGGGCCGCGGCCGCCGGACGGCTGTACTCCGAGGGCGAGTTCACGATCGGCGCGCTCGACCCGATCCGGTCCGGCCTGGTGGAGGTCGGCCGCTCCTGTGTGCACCCCGAGCACCGCGACGGCGCGGTCATCGGTCTGATCTGGGCCGGCATAGCCCGCTACATGACCGGCCGGGGCCACGAGTGGCTGGCCGGCTGCTGCTCGATACCGCTCGCCGACGGCGGCGCCCTCGCCACCGCCACCTGGGACCGGGTGCGCGACAAGCACCTGGCGCCCGAGGAGTTCCGGGTACGACCGCGCACGCCCTGGACCCCGAACGCCGAGGCCCCCGCCGGACGCACCGAACTGCCCGCCCTGCTGCGCGGCTATCTGCGGCTGGGCGCCTGGGTGTGCGGGGAGCCCGCGCACGACCCGGACTTCGGGGTCGCCGACCTGTACGTGCTGCTGTCGATGCGCCGGGTCAACCCGCGCTATCTGCGGCACTTCCTCTCCCTCGTGCCGGCCTGA